Within Sphingobium sp. EP60837, the genomic segment GGAGGTGCGCCACCTCCTCCTGCCGATCTGCCGAGAGGGCCGCTTGCCCAGCATGGGGAGCCGCATCGATTATGAACGGTTGGCATCGGACGCAGGCTTCCGACTGACGGGCTATCAGGACATTAGCCGGGAGGTCCGGCGCACCTGGTCAATCTGTCTCGCGCGCCTAGCAAAGAGCATGATCAGCGACAGCAGCATCCGGCGCCTCGCGCTCAGTCACGCTACGCAGAGCCGGGATTTCATGCTCAGCCTGCCGCGCCTCATACTGGCACTGCGAACCGGCGCTATGCGATATGGCATATTTCAGTGGGAAACGGTCTAGCCGCCCCTTGTCCAACGCCGAGATTCGCAGATGAACAGCACGCATCCTGTGACCTTGAGCGATCCATCCGGGTTCTTCGCCAGCGTCGATCGATAGCTTTTCCCGCTTTTGGGATCATAGGCCCGGCCGCCCTTCCAGACCGATCCCGATCGGCTGAAGTTCCACAACGTAGGAAGACCCGCCAGCGGCCTGTTTCTTAAGCGCGGGTCGGGATTGTGGCTATCTGTCTTGGGAACGGTCGGGCTGGTGTCGAGCACTTTCACGATGCGCCCGCAAATATGCGTTCCGCACGGCTCAATCCGGACCAACCCTTTGCCATCATCCGTCAGCCACAAACCCGTAATGTCGCCAGAACTACCCGTTGCGGATGCCAGCATAAGCAAGGAAGACGCCAGGATTGTCATCGCCAATATCCTCTTCTGCCGTAAGGTGAGGCAAAAAGGACGACACATCAACCACGCCGCTGATGATAAGATAGGGCGTGGGAGAAGGATGCATATGACAAAGCTTGCGGTACGATCGCGCCAGGAAGAGCAGATGGATGCGCCCGATCTAGATCCCGCCATCTATGAGCGGGTTCTGCACGATCTGGCCCGCGTCAATCAGTGGACCTTCACCGCCTGGCCCAGCATCGCATTTCTCAACCGCGCTATCGGCTCGGCCAAGCATTTCCGCTTACTCGACGTCGGATTTGGCGATGGAGACATTTTGCGCGCCATCGCCCGGTGGGCGCGTAGGCGGGGTATCGAGGCCGAACTGATCGGTGTCGATCTCAACGAGAAAAGCCTGCAGGCAGCGCGGCGCGCAACGCCGCCCGATCTCCCGATCGAGTATCGCGCAGGCGATTATCTGGACCAGCCCGAGGCGTTCGATTTCATCATCTCCAGCCAAGTGACGCATCATATGACGGATGCGCAGCTAATGACCTTCCTTCGCCATATGGAAGCGCATGCACGGCGCGGTTGGCTGATCTGCGACCTGCACCGGCATGGCTTTGCCCATTGGGGCTTTCCCATCCTGGCGCGACTGCTGCGAGTCCACAGGATCGTGCGGGAGGATGGGCAGCTTTCGATCGCCCGTTCCTTTAGGCTGGCTGATTGGCGCGATCTTCTGGCGGAAGCGGGCATATCCCTGGAGCAGGTCCGGATCGTACGCCGCTTCGCCTTCCGCCTGTGCGTGGAGCGCGTGCGGGAACGGCCGCTCAACCTTTCCTGACGCGGGTGAGGGCGGCCGCGCCCGTTCCCAATCTTGGCGCGAGATGCAGCAGCGTCATCAAAGCGCTTCGGGTCAGCGGAGCGGCGGCTCCCTGCCGCAGGGTCTCGGCAACGTCCACCGGCCTGCTGCATTCCCTCCGCCATTTGCGCTGCCAGGCAGGCGCAGCTTCCGGCCCGCTAGCGAGCAGCGCCTTGGCGGCGCTGGTCCCGCTGGTAAGCGCGATTGCAATACCGTCGCCAGCCAGCGAAGCTATGACGGCGCTTTGGTCACCGATGCGGAAAATGCCGTGATGGCTGGCCTGCGCGCGCCAGCCATAGGGCACGCCCGCTATGGCATCGAAATGGGCGGGGGGCGTGGAGCTAAGCCGTTCCGCGAGCAGTGGCGCCTCTCGCTTCAATTGCTCCAGTAAGGCGGGGACATTCCCGGCGGCAGCGAGCCGAGCGCGGCTGACCGATAGGCACAGATTGACCGATCCATCTTCCTGCAACAGCAACCCGGCATAGCCATCATTGAACAGGTGCAGTTCCACCCTGTGGGCAAGCGCATCGTGCAGGGCGGAGGAGGCGGGGAGGGTAGTGCGCAGCCCGACGGATGAAACAGAAAAGTCGCGCGCCATCCCGCGCAATTCATGTTTACCGACGCCCAGGAACAGCGCCTCTGCCGTCAGCGTCTCGCCATCGTCAAACCGCACGTTGCGGGTAAGCGGATCGACCGCTCGC encodes:
- a CDS encoding DUF2147 domain-containing protein produces the protein MTILASSLLMLASATGSSGDITGLWLTDDGKGLVRIEPCGTHICGRIVKVLDTSPTVPKTDSHNPDPRLRNRPLAGLPTLWNFSRSGSVWKGGRAYDPKSGKSYRSTLAKNPDGSLKVTGCVLFICESRRWTRGG
- a CDS encoding methyltransferase domain-containing protein, with translation MTKLAVRSRQEEQMDAPDLDPAIYERVLHDLARVNQWTFTAWPSIAFLNRAIGSAKHFRLLDVGFGDGDILRAIARWARRRGIEAELIGVDLNEKSLQAARRATPPDLPIEYRAGDYLDQPEAFDFIISSQVTHHMTDAQLMTFLRHMEAHARRGWLICDLHRHGFAHWGFPILARLLRVHRIVREDGQLSIARSFRLADWRDLLAEAGISLEQVRIVRRFAFRLCVERVRERPLNLS
- a CDS encoding NAD(P)/FAD-dependent oxidoreductase; protein product: MAQSANISTLIIGGGPAGSAAAITLARAGMTPHLVERQSTPQNGVCGGFLGWDAIAALEELGIDPWSLGAHRITGFRLVSSSRCVEAVLPGIAAGVSRRTLDSALIEAAATAGAVVSRGRTARAVDPLTRNVRFDDGETLTAEALFLGVGKHELRGMARDFSVSSVGLRTTLPASSALHDALAHRVELHLFNDGYAGLLLQEDGSVNLCLSVSRARLAAAGNVPALLEQLKREAPLLAERLSSTPPAHFDAIAGVPYGWRAQASHHGIFRIGDQSAVIASLAGDGIAIALTSGTSAAKALLASGPEAAPAWQRKWRRECSRPVDVAETLRQGAAAPLTRSALMTLLHLAPRLGTGAAALTRVRKG